The following proteins come from a genomic window of Pseudochaenichthys georgianus chromosome 17, fPseGeo1.2, whole genome shotgun sequence:
- the cib3 gene encoding calcium and integrin-binding family member 3 isoform X1: protein MGNKQTIFTAQQLDSYQDNPFRQRIAEVFSDDGEGNMTLDDFLDMFSVMSEMAPRDLKAYYAFKIYDFNNDDFLCKSDLEKTLNKLTRNELTEDEVRMVCEKVIDESDLDNDGRLSLEDFQTMIVRAPDFLSTFHIRI from the exons ATGGGGAATAAACAGACCATCTTCACAGCACAGCAGCTCGATTCTTATCAG GACAACCCGTTTCGTCAGAGGATCGCTGAGGTTTTCTCTGACGACGGAGAGGGAAACATGACACTGGACGACTTCTTGGACATGTTTTCAGTCATGAGCGAGATGGCACCGCGTGACCTCAAGGCCTACTACGCTTTCAAAATATAtg ATTTCAACAATGATGACTTTCTCTGCAAGTCCGACCTGGAGAAGACTCTGAACAAACTGACCCGTAACGAGCTGACGGAGGACGAGGTGAGGATGGTGTGTGAGAAGGTGATCGATGAGTCGGACCTGGACAACGACGGACGGCTGTCCCTGGAGGACTTCCAGACCATGATCGTCCGAGCTCCAGACTTTCTGAG CACCTTCCACATACGGATATAA
- the cib3 gene encoding calcium and integrin-binding family member 3 isoform X2: protein MGNKQTIFTAQQLDSYQDCTYFTRKEILRLFDRYRDLAPQLVPLDYTCQPDVKLPYELIGSMPELKDNPFRQRIAEVFSDDGEGNMTLDDFLDMFSVMSEMAPRDLKAYYAFKIYDFNNDDFLCKSDLEKTLNKLTRNELTEDEVRMVCEKVIDESDLDNDGRLSLEDFQTMIVRAPDFLSTFHIRI from the exons ATGGGGAATAAACAGACCATCTTCACAGCACAGCAGCTCGATTCTTATCAG GACTGTACATATTTTACAAGGAAAGAAATTCTCAG ACTGTTTGACCGCTATCGGGATTTGGCGCCACAGCTCGTTCCCCTTGACTACACCTGCCAGCCAGATGTGAAGCTACCATATGAGCTGATCGGCAGCATGCCAGAGCTGAAG GACAACCCGTTTCGTCAGAGGATCGCTGAGGTTTTCTCTGACGACGGAGAGGGAAACATGACACTGGACGACTTCTTGGACATGTTTTCAGTCATGAGCGAGATGGCACCGCGTGACCTCAAGGCCTACTACGCTTTCAAAATATAtg ATTTCAACAATGATGACTTTCTCTGCAAGTCCGACCTGGAGAAGACTCTGAACAAACTGACCCGTAACGAGCTGACGGAGGACGAGGTGAGGATGGTGTGTGAGAAGGTGATCGATGAGTCGGACCTGGACAACGACGGACGGCTGTCCCTGGAGGACTTCCAGACCATGATCGTCCGAGCTCCAGACTTTCTGAG CACCTTCCACATACGGATATAA
- the admp gene encoding anti-dorsalizing morphogenic protein, which yields MLLFVISFAALVCTIAARPPLGYLENQFTAESGEVRSAAIKRLLEVFGMEDPPAMHGHKQPPQYMLDLYNTVADVDGVTKDPYLLEGNTVRSFFDKLRSEQVEFRFNLSTVARTEKILTAELHLFKLRPQATLTFNRHHFCQVSVYQLLDISKNNNTQEKKLLSSRLIPVHSTGWEVFTITQAVRSWMSDERSNLGLHVVVQTLGGSQMDLKLIRFASGRNHHQSKQPMLVLFTDDGSRSTTLENTDPNDTEVSSDLPSAPMSGPPPRIARSLDYSEEDGASSPCQRQPLYVDFEEIGWSGWIVSPRGYNAYHCKGSCPFPLGQNMRPTNHATVQSIINALKLIKGIDTPCCVPDKLFSINLLYFDDAENVVLKQYNDMVAGSCGCH from the exons ATGTTGCTGTTTGTGATCAGCTTTGCCGCTTTAGTTTGCACCATCGCTGCACGGCCTCCACTCGGCTACCTGGAGAATCAGTTCACCGCCGAGTCAGGGGAAGTACGCTCAGCTGCAATCAAGAGACTTCTGGAAGTTTTTGGGATGGAGGATCCTCCTGCTATGCATGGACACAAACAGCCACCTCAGTACATGCTCGATCTGTACAACACTGTTGCTGATGTGGACGGTGTGACAAAGGACCCGTATCTGCTGGAGGGGAATACTGTGCGCAGCTTCTTTGACAAAT TGCGCAGTGAACAGGTGGAGTTCAGGTTCAATTTGTCCACGGTTGCAAGAACTGAGAAGATTCTCACTGCAGAGCTGCATCTGTTCAAGCTGAGACCTCAGGCTACACTGACATTCAACAGACACCATTTCTGCCAG GTTAGTGTTTATCAGCTGCTTGACATcagcaaaaacaacaacacacaggagAAGAAGCTGCTGTCCTCTAGACTGATCCCAGTCCACTCTACTGGCTGGGAAGTGTTCACCATTACACAAGCA GTCCGCTCCTGGATGAGCGATGAACGCAGTAACCTGGGGCTCCATGTGGTGGTTCAGACTCTTGGAGGAAGTCAGATGGATCTGAAGCTGATCCGCTTCGCTTCAGGACGCAACCATCACCAGAGCAAACAGCCCATGTTGGTCCTCTTCACGGACGATGGCAGCCGCTCCACTACTCTAGAAAACACTG ACCCGAACGATACAGAAGTCAGCTCCGACCTGCCCTCAGCCCCCATGTCAGGCCCTCCTCCCCGCATCGCCCGCTCACTGGACTACAGCGAGGAGGACGGTGCCTCTTCGCCCTGCCAGCGCCAGCCCCTCTACGTCGACTTTGAGGAGATCGGCTGGTCGGGTTGGATCGTGTCTCCTCGCGGCTACAACGCCTACCACTGCAAAGGCTCCTGCCCCTTCCCCCTGGGTCAAAACATGAGGCCCACCAACCACGCCACCGTCCAGTCCATCATCAACGCTCTGAAGCTGATCAAAGGCATCGATACACCCTGCTGCGTCCCCGACAAGCTCTTCTCCATCaacttgctttactttgatgATGCAGAGAATGTGGTGTTGAAACAGTATAATGACATGGTGGCAGGAAGCTGCGGCTGCCACTGA
- the pnhd gene encoding uncharacterized protein pnhd yields the protein MDVPRPFLLLLCALHLTLTGVFSKHIDHRNLITQRLCCKRQSHFVYIGEDISGSPVSVDVGVCRSHCGGAPRPSHEAGQQEYSRHSSMLEFLRSKKTRARGPSAPESPGPQGRMPSCGMNQVCEPTGVRVDRLLLLEGPREVEIIQECQCEINLTQCLRVPALRTYYSETPYEAVLDVGGCSRSKGSPEGFFCVPTKFDSELVETPNKVELIQTVVSCELKESCYRVPYMEYHYEVVHNDGVKEERLKEIDVGRCLGGCTTGTRCLLRNQSDPAVCHLWAEKQSSSCVPEGYETHSFLDQHGQIRTILSITSCLCQN from the exons ATGGATGTACCACGACCTTTTCTTCTCCTCCTGTGTGCCCTCCACCTGACCT TGACCGGAGTGTTTAGTAAACACATAGATCACAGAAACCTGATCACACAGAGGCTGTGCTGCAAGAGACAGAGCCACTTTGTCTACATTGGAGAAG ACATCTCTGGGAGTCCTGTCAGTGTGGATGTGGGGGTGTGCAGGTCGCACTGTGGGGGGGCACCCAGGCCCTCACATGAAGCGGGGCAGCAGGAATACTCCAGACATTCCTCAATGCTGGAATTTCTTAGGAGTAAAAAA ACGAGGGCGCGCGGACCCTCAGCTCCAGAGAGCCCCGGGCCGCAGGGCCGGATGCCCTCCTGCGGGATGAACCAGGTGTGTGAGCCGACCGGGGTGCGCGTGgaccggctgctgctgctggagggacCCCGCGAGGTGGAGATCATCCAGGAGTGCCAGTGCGAGATCAATCTGACCCAGTGCCTCCGCGTGCCCGCGCTCAGGACTTACTACAGCGAGACACCGTATGAGGCTGTCCTGGACGTGGGAGGCTGCTCCCGGTCCAAGGGTtcaccag AGGGATTCTTCTGTGTTCCCACTAAGTTTGACTCAGAGTTGGTGGAAACCCCAAACAAAGTGGAGCTGATCCAGACAGTGGTGTCCTGTGAGCTGAAAGAAAGCTGCTATAGGGTCCCATACATGGAGTATCACTATGAAGTAGTCCACAACGATGGAGTCAAAGAGGAGAGACTTAAA GAAATAGACGTTGGCAGATGTTTGGGAGGCTGCACTACAGGAACCCGATGCCTTCTCAG AAATCAATCTGATCCAGCAGTTTGCCACTTGTGGGCTGAAAAACAGTCCAGCTCCTGTGTTCCTGAGGGCTATGAGACCCACAGCTTCCTCGACCAGCATGGACAGATACGCACTATCCTCTCCATCACATCCTGCCTTTGTCAAAACTGA
- the ccl25a gene encoding C-C motif chemokine 25, translated as MRFNTLILLSLTCVCLALAHTTYDDCCLKYVKKLGRSTQRHAVAYRLQVPDGGCNIPAVIFTMKRGREFCANPKEKWVTDLRKKIDRRPRGHKKPMKHGQPYRG; from the exons ATGCGGTTCAACACGCTCATCTTGCTGAGTCTGACTTGTGTTTGCCTTGCACTCGCTCATA CGACCTATGACGACTGCTGTTTGAAGTACGTGAAAAAGTTGGGCAGGAGCACTCAAAGACATGCAGTGGCCTACAGATTGCAGGTACCAGATGGAGGCTGCAACATCCCTGCTGTTAT CTTCACCATGAAGAGGGGGCGTGAGTTTTGTGCAAACCCCAAAGAGAAATGGGTCACAGATCTGAGAAAGAAGATTGACAGACGCCCAAGGGGTCACAAGAAACCCATGAAG CACGGTCAGCCGTACAGAGGCTGA